One region of Rhizoctonia solani chromosome 9, complete sequence genomic DNA includes:
- a CDS encoding Retrotransposable element Tf2 protein, translating into MDTIDSCVEFVSLGLDSNKKPLLYIDLHVQKFPAEALKTLIDSGATSNFISPSIVKKYKIPKTQLENPQVVRMLDGTISQTSCIWHQVHLTVLANGHTHSIPFLVCPIGNTPAILGMTWLTQESPLIDWNLGTVTFPDQVQIALEEEADLNPLADLPTEYHEFAKVFGEEEFKVLPPHREYDIAIDLIPDAKLSPGPIYSMTDAESKALKLHIDEELATGKICPSTSSAGAPVMFVKKADGSLRLVVDYWKLNNVTHKNVYPLPRQDDLMAKLRNAKLFTKLDPQWGYNNVRIREGDEWKTAFRTKYGLFKYLVMPFGLTNAPAAFQHFMNDLFRDLIDVTVVIYLDDILIFSEKPEEHPSHVREVLSWLLKNQLFCKLSKCHFHVTTVDYLGIVISPAGFSMDQKKIEAVTTWPAPKTVKQVQAFLGFVNYLRRFIPNFSLVACPLHNLTKKETPWLWDITEEQAFQELKALVTKAPVLIHSNPNLPYYLETDASGVAMGAILSQRGADNQLHPIAYMSKSFSGAKTNYDTHNKELLAIIKALEEWRIFLEATGKPIQVFTDHRNLEYWMQARTFNQRHARWRIFLSNFNFEIHYCPGKQSGKPDALSRRLDYVDAPTEPEIMLPLEVFANTSEEELEIVTNICDKLREDPLLEPIIRFLTEDADNAPPSICKAYKDYDWEEDLLWYCGKLVVPDSEDLKD; encoded by the coding sequence ATGGACACTATAGATAGTTgcgttgaatttgtatcccttggccttgattcaaataaaaaaccattgTTATATATTGATCTACACGTCCAGAAATTCCCGGCAGAAGCTCTCAAAACCCTCATAGACTCCGGAGCCACTTCCAATTTCATATCCCCCTCTATTGTCAAgaaatataaaatcccaaaaacccaacttgaaaacccacaagttgtgagaatgttagatggtacaatctcTCAAACCAGTTgtatttggcaccaggttcatctcacagttttggccaatggccatacacACTCCATCCCTTTCTTAGTCTGCCCTATTGGGAACACACCcgccatacttggcatgacatggctcactcaggagtcacccctCATAGACTGGAACCTAGGCACTGTCACCTTCCCAGACCAAGTCCAGATagccttggaagaagaagcagatctCAACCCCCTTGCAGATTTACCTACGgaataccatgaatttgccaaggtgtttggagaagaggaatttaaggtccttcccccgcacagggaatatgatattGCCATTGACCTAATCCCTGACGCCAAACTCTCTCCTGGACCCATctacagcatgactgatgcagaatccaaggcgcttAAACTacatattgatgaggaattagcaacgggcaagatctgTCCCAgcacttcctcagcaggcgcccctgtcatgtttgttaagAAGGCGGATGGTTCTCTGAGACTTGTGGTAGACTATTGGAAGCTCAACAACGTTACCCATAAGAACGTCTACCCTCTTCCCAGGCAAGATGACTTAATGGCCAAACTTAGGAATGCAAAACTATTTACCAAGCTGGACCCACaatggggctacaacaacgtcaggattagagaaggagatgaatggaaaacagcgttcagaaccaaatatgggctattCAAATATCTGGTAATGCCgtttggccttaccaatgcccctgccgccttccagcatttcatgaatgacttgtttagggacctcattgacgtcacagtggttatatacttggatgatattttgatcttctcagaaaaacCTGAGGAACACCCATCTCATGTCAGGGAGGTTCTATCCTGGCTATTGAAGAAtcagctattctgtaaactatccaagtgccacttccatgtcaccacggtagattaccttggtattgtTATCTCCCCTgccggcttctccatggaccagaagaagattgaagcCGTTACAACGTGGCCTGCACCAAagacagtcaaacaggtccaggccttcctagggtttgtcaattacctcagACGCTTCATCCCAAATTTCAGCTTGGTAGCGTgccccctccacaacctcaccaagaaggaaaccccttggttgTGGGACATAACGGAAGAACAGGCATTCCAGGAACTTAAGGCACTGGTAACTAAGGCACCGGTACTCATCCACTCCAATCCAAATCTCCCCtattaccttgaaacagatgcatcaggggtagcaatgggggccatactcagtcaaagAGGGGCAGATAACCAATTGCATCCAATTGCCTATATGTCTAAATCCTTCTCAGGGGCCAAGacaaactatgacacccacaacaaggaacttctagccatcatcaaggccctggaggaatggcgtatattcttggaagcaacaggcaagccaatccaggtcttcacagatcacaggaacctggaatactggatgcaggctagGACCTTCAACCAGAGGCACGccagatggcgcatattcctgagcaatttcaattttgagatccattattgcccaggaaagcaatcaggaaaaccagacgccctttCCAGAAGATTGGATTACGTAGATGCTCCTACAGAACCAGAAATCATGCTGCCTTTGGAAGTTTTTGCaaacacgtcagaagaggaacttgaGATTGTCACAAATATTTGTGACAAACTCAGGGAAGATCCATTGCTAGAACCCATCATCAGGTTCCTCACGGAAGACGCAGACAACGCCCCTCCGTCTATTTGCAAAGCTTATAAagactatgattgggaagaggatttGCTATGGTACTGCGGAAAGCTAgtggtcccagactcagaagaCCTCAAGGATTGA
- a CDS encoding Retrotransposon-derived protein PEG10: MEPEPTISALLKAVTALTATVGSLQDQIRNQGQQLIELKAICKETADLLGNKDQGAPQAQPGPLTGPVTPPTHSGGETHTPGTVRPGLKAPFRPSRGTGFDLEEEEEPWQAPKKEPCSTPRSLSSLTPFDAGSSVKRPKMDLPKPYKGDTRGRKATQWLDQMLLWVALHCDQFDKEEQMVVWILYHMTNKAANWALPIIGTIIKGKGNPPTTIPALTAKFKEAFADPNAKQAAARKIAALSQTTTTSKYITEFCSLMAELDWNEETYIAQFTQGLHWKVKELLSTKDSFPNKLEAIFAASIKIDNIHCKNEENHPKKASAKSPATVATTSTTTTQRVCLSEDPNYVTPEERDRRCASGLCMKCGQKGHGIKQCPNGWKATLKEVAKVAKESESGKD, encoded by the coding sequence atggaaccggagccaaccattagcgctctcctcaaggctgtcacagccctcacagccacagttgggtccctacaggaccaaatccgcaaccaaggccaacagctcattgagctcaaagccatatgcaaggagaccgccgacttacttggcaacaaggatcaaggagccccccaagcccagcctggtccattgactgggcctgtcacccctcctacacactcaggaggggaaacccacactccaggaacggttaggcctggactcaaggccccctttaGACCATCCAGAGGGACTggctttgacttggaagaagaggaggaacccTGGCAagctcccaaaaaagagccttgcagcacgcctaggagcctcagctccctcaccccctttgacgcagggtccagcgtgaaaaggcccaagatggacctccccaaACCCTATAAAGGAGATACCAGGGGACGTAAGgccacccagtggctagatcAGATGCTGCtttgggtagccctccattGTGATcagtttgacaaggaggaacaaatggttgtgtggatcctataccacatgaccaaCAAGGCTGCCAATTGGGCACTCCCCATTATTgggacaatcatcaagggcaaggggaaccctcctaccaccatcccggccttaacggccaaattcaaagaggccTTTGCTGATCCCAACGCCAAGCAGGCTGctgccaggaaaattgcggcgctctcccaaaccaccacaaCCTCCAAGTACATCACGGAATTCTGCagtctcatggcggaattggACTGGAATGAGGAGACctacattgcgcagttcacgcagggcctccactggaaagtcaaggaattgctatcaaccaaggatagctTTCCCAACAAACTTGAAGCAATTTTTGCGGCTTCcataaaaattgacaacatacactgcaaaaatgaggagaaccacCCAAAGAAGGCGTCCGCCAAGTCCCCAGCCACTGTggccaccacttccaccaccaccactcaacgggttTGTTTATCAGAAGACCCTAACTACGTCACtccagaagaaagggaccgccgttGCGCATCAGGGCTATGCATGAAATGTGGCCAGAAGGGCCATGGGATCAagcaatgccccaatggttggaaggcaacccTCAAAGAGGTGGCTAAGGTAGCCAAGGAATCTGAATCAGGAAAAGACTGA
- a CDS encoding Copia protein produces MTDPSGANAGSTGSLHWIPPLQGANNYNVWHIQMEDILTNLDLYGHADRSKLKPNPKVEVAITGHKDNEGNRLPDLEVDSNNPLYASWIKADRKALSNIRLRVDRSVLTHIQGCTTATNAWSTLEATFQVKGTVGLIDLQRQFFSHWMTDGEDIEEHIQQMRGWYQQIYSITGIRLRNW; encoded by the exons ATGACTGACCCCTCAGGAGCAAATGCCGGCAGCACTGGCAGTTTGCATTGGATCCCTCCCTTACAAGGAGCCAACAACTATAATGTTTGGCATATCCAAATGGAGGACATACTCACCAACCTTGATTTATATGGACACGCAGACAGATCAAAACTCAAACCAAACCCTAAGGTAGAAGTTGCAATCACTGGCCATAAAGACAATGAAGGTAACCGCTTACCTGACTTGGAAGTTGACAGCAATAACCCCTTATATGCATCTTGGATTAAAGCTGACCGCAAAGCGCTATCAAACATAAGACTAAGAGTTGACAGAAGTGTACTTACACACATACAAGGTTGTACAACTGCCACCAATGCCTGGTCTACATTAGAAGCCACATTCCAAGTCAAAGGTACTGTTGGACTCATTGACTTACAGAGACAATTCTTCAGTCATTGGATGACTGATGGTGaagacattgaggaacacATCCAGCAAATGCGCGGATGGTACCAACAAATATACAGTATCA CTGGGATACGTTTACGCAATTGGTAA